In the genome of Rhopalosiphum padi isolate XX-2018 chromosome 1, ASM2088224v1, whole genome shotgun sequence, the window ACAACTCtccgttaaaaatatattttggtcaacaaggaaaaaaatttaaataaataaagttaaaattttaatttttttgtattttataaattaattggatattatataaaattatcacgtgtttatttatttatatttattataataaaaataaccagtTATTCCATCATAATTTGAGATATGAGTTTAGATGACACTACAATATAACGCACATTTCTTTGGGGAGGTAATGGTTCACCGAAATTTGCTAGTATGGTGCATTTACGCTTCACTGGACGAGAGCACAATAGTTTCGAATGTGAAAAAATAAGCCTGGAAGaagcataaaatataagaaatactaTGCATCACAAATTAGTTTGTTTGAACATTCGATTctaatttttgtacaaaaattctTGATCAAAATGTCTTgatctaattttaaaatgtctgtaTAGTAATAATCAGCCAACACTGAATTCAACACGAAGCAAAATTATATGAGTGGATCCTTAGCGATTCTTTGAGTAATACAGTGGCGTGCTCACGGGAGGATCAGGGTGTCATATCCCCATCTTTGGATTTttttgttatgatatattaactatacgaaaaaaaaatgtagggtaTGTGAcaagtcaaaaataaatatcccCCTCTTTTCAAAAAAGCTGAGCACGCCACtggagtaataatataatattattaactctaaaaacttcataatactTTTGATGAATAAGTCTATATGTAACCTTCAgtgtttaagttaaatttattcgtTTTGTACCATTATTGATGtaccatatagtatatatgtatatattattttacatcctatgttgttgtatattatattatacaataattaccaCTATCTACACATTCAGAGTACCGACCACCACCTTTGTCCACAATATTCACAGCAGGCTTtacttgttaattattatcattgattatatatagcagagtatgtataggtactatggtCTATACTATATATGATAGCTTGTGAAATGTGAAAATGTCTTTAGTCTAATATGTTGAATAATACCGCCgagtatcaataataaaaatatgtgatttcCAGCACTGACATgactaaatatgataaaattttataactaatCCACGATTCCAGTATGTAGTTTTATAATACACgttttttcgttaaaattagGTATATCACAGCATTCGCAGCACATAAAAacctttaagttttaatttacttgataccTATCAAATATCAAACTAGTTCACAAATAAAaccgttaatattattactgagtagataaatacatcaatattatagtatatttaatatgtataataataatagaataagttACTAACTCatgaagataaaataaattatattttcattacatcttcatttgataaatataagtaGTATAGTGACCtggtttaaaatatcaataataaatataatatgttatgtattgtTAGTGTCGTTTTTATTGTATACccgtttatacttttatgtgaCATATGTAAGGTACACTAATAGGGgtgcataatattgtagttCGTAAAGCGACATGTTTATAGGTACCCTCTTTTGGGATTCAAAGAAATCTTAAAAATCATTTTGACGACCTTATTGCTTATTATCTCTTATATTACATTCAACATACTATATGTTCCTCCTATTTATCGTACGATATTAAGCGAAAATCTAATCCTAAGctcagtacctacctattgagTTTTAAATACCCGTGTATATACGGAGGGGGAGAAATGCTCGAGGGAGAAAAGCACGTTCggtaaatacatttaacaaataacaatacttaTAAACTCGTCTGTAACGACAGATTATACCCACTACCCAGGTGGCAGGTAGTTATATAGCATataatcgattttaaaatactttatatattattagtccaATAGGATAAATACCAATATtcggtattattaaatattattcaaacgaaataaaatacaaaaataaataaatacaaatattgatattatgagaaaattatacaaattctttaatttatacttcttcgatattaaattgaaaataaggtgttaataaaatgcaaacatctaaaatttatagtcatacaaatttttttcataattaatatacttttaaattacttattatgtatagagGTAGAGATTTAGTAACAAAACCGTAGTTAGTCGTCGTTACAATATCAAATTTATCCGTTAATAGATTCAACATTTCTACATCCCTATAATGCAATTgcttttttttggaaaatttgaAAAGTACTTTTTTACCTGATAGAACAaagtaaattgaataatatcaaaaatataataattaatacgacCAACACAACTTGTTTTATAGTCAATTTATTGATgactatattagtattatagtatagtggTCATTGAGTGATAATGCAAACATTATTGTTCGTTgcttaattacatattatttgatttggTAATTAGTAAATTTAGTAGATTACATGTATAGACCgaaagcaataaattataatatattttttaactattgtaGTAgtggaatttataaaaaaaagtaattccaATAAATAGAATTCCGTAAATATGTTAGCAAAATTTAGAATTCCAATTCACTTGTATAAAAACTAATGAATATTACCTCTTTGCTTTTAGGTCCTAACTCCTAAAACTTAGGTACACGTCTGTAATAGGTTTTATTctctttttatcttttaaaaataaaatcaagttcTGAATCTGCCTCaacttttttatgaattaactGCAAATATGATATTGTACTATACATATAGGGATGTTTTCAAACTATTTCAATGaacaatattcaattatttcttgATTTAACACTAAGTTGGACGttagtaagtagtaagtactcaCAGACTACAATAAAAGTGCTTTAAGTGCTTATCCTCTATTTGGATAAGTTggatatagaattattatactaaGAAAAGTTTCAAGTACCTAGTGTATTATTTACAAACCAGCGAAGTATTCCAATCTCGTACTAGTTTCTGAGCGGacgataaatgtatattgattttataacgattaatgatgtgtgtgtgtttttttttattaactttgcTCTTTGAGGGAGATTTctgatactaaattaaaaatagaattctAGGatcataaaagttaaaaatttatcgCTAATAGCTTTATCAAAAAACTATTTAGCGGGTTTATTCTCTTGTTATAtgataaagaataattaatagcaatatatactaatattttaagtaaattcatAAGGCATAATCCttattgtatagtaaaaatcaaattaatttaggttataaattgttatataggtTATAATGGTTATATTTATTGGATAGTAGAGCCTCGATTATCCTTCAGTCACTGGACTAGACGAGCATTGAGTTTTGACGGATAATCGaaaagacaaatatttttttgaacataaaACATAcgcattattaatacattatttattaattttcaatgattATGGCTAAATGACTTTTCAAAACAAAGATACGTCCGCAATTCCAATAAACTGTTTTTATCTCACCCatagaatatatatgtatatatgcatatatatcaCTTATCTAGttaatattttcggaaaattTCGGATAAACCAGCTTGTACACATAAGGCGATACGATTTACTGTAACGTGCGAGTAGTGGATGTTAATCGAGAAATTCGGTTATCTGGGGACAGATAATCGATACTGtacttatactaaaaaatacctacaaaataaaaaacctttagataatatttttttgataaagtcGAATatcctttttaaataaaaatgtaatatctggctaaaatatatttgttattaattatatagcgttattaatcttattatagaattaaaataacatatttaaagaaCCAATCGCCAActgtttattatcaatattagaataaagttatttagtttattttcaagTTTCAACATACATAGTTTGCAGTATGAAGTACATAAAGCTCATGGTTATATATGATGATCAGGATATGTATAAGGTtactactaataaattaataacccgcaaattgttcaaattattatacacgcgtCGGACGcgttttatgaaaaatcaacTGCAGACTCAACAAGACGACAAACGGTAAATAAACGTAAATAGATACGAGTATAGTTGgggattaatattatattttacccaacataatacatatctagtttttattattaatgattttattatttattactactattatagatttatagccatttattatatattatataataccaaacTTACTTTCTGTTTAATTTCAAACCTATTACCTATAACCTCGTTTATTCGTCGAAATTCGCGTCCATGCACCAGTGTTGAAAagcgtttttatttaaaacattctatataatatgaacgcttaaaacaatttacaaagGCTTGTAGCTAAGAATCCCGTACGTCTTGTATTTgaatcaaacatattttaatcctaaaattaaaaaatttttattattatttgaaaatgaaaatattaaaagttaatttatttaaattgtatctacACAATATTCGACATTATCGAGTCtggagaaaatataatattactccgagatcaaaaacaaattttactaaGAACTTGTATGCACATTTAGTTTCAAACATTATAAGTACAAAaaactactataaattattcaatatgatCGAAAAGTAACTTTTGAGTTAAggactatattattgttttaagggATTATATCTTTACCCTATCCCCAATTGTTGCCAGTTATTGACATTTATCTAAGTATTCCAAGTATATTTTAAGGGTAATCGTAAGTTTCTACATGAGAGTAGCaggtaaaaaattacatattatattaattcctgcaaatgaaatgtataaatactataaattcctaaacattaaaaaatatatatctgaaAGTTCCCATACGGCATTGCTTAATACAGAGGTCTCCAACCTTTTTCACTTCGGGCCAAATCTGGGATGTTTTTTCACTGTGTGCCAACATTTTTCGTGGAATAAAGAGGTAAAGAAATTGAAGAATATATAAGAttcaatattatacacctactatattattgtctacTTACGCAGTTAGAAAAACCAGTCGATCACCAGTTcgattgtgttattattttatggttattggttACCACTTATCATTGGTGACCAAAGCTGTGTCCATACCTTTGACGCAGACTACAGAGGATGCAACTTGGTACATACCCAGGGAACGAAGGGGTTTTAGCTCTTCCTATACTAAGGAATATCTTAGTTAAAGGTGCCACCTGAAATCACAAGGTGCATACACTGCACCCCCCGTGGACACGCTAATGTTCGTGACCAACACGCAAATTCGTGAATGTACTGTAAGTCAGATATGAGTGATCGAGGGTTGTATTATTAGCTATTAGTATATAAGTATGGCTGTAATAAGTTGTTATGAATAAcatcaaatgaaaaaattaagaaattaattttatttacctaactaattaaataaattaaaaactatggatactaatatattattttaataacataaattagtgGCCCGGTTCAAAAACTTTGGCGGCCCATATGTTGGAGACCcctaacttataatatattagttccTATATCAATGGCGCGGTGAACTAAAAATTTTCCAGAGGCAAGTTACAAATACACCGTGTACCCATTCCCACTATTATTACAAAAGGTGGGGGGACTTCCTATCGAACCGTAGGTATATTAATCTTACACCAATCGGTCCAATCGTTAATCTGTAGTCAGGCCTGGGCTCAAGGGGTAAGTGACAGGCCCACACCTAGAGaggcatttaacatttttgtattaagatttgatgtaattatgtaatatttacatgtaatggGCGGAAAACTCAAGTTTTCCTATGTGTGTTTAAACACTTGAGCCAGGCGTGTACGTGTACccgtttttgaactatttatagtcATGacaagttttcaattttttttttataatttttgataaaaatgattcGTTGGGCCAAAATTCCTGATAACTTTTTTAGTAACTTGAAAATAGATATATGTTTGGAAAAGTattgttaaaaactaaatactaacataaaaaaatgtacacgtATAACTTCGGAATATACAAGTGTGTGTACaggtaaaatatgaaaacaaaaatataatggtgGCGCTATCTGTCCAATTTATATGATGGAAAACAATAAaagctaattaatattttgtcataataatatatgcttatgATCATACCacgtcataaataatattattatcaatgattataaaatactatttataatctaaTCAATGGTTAATGGTACAATGACTATAATGTAGATTTTACATTTACATCAATAGACAATGTTCATATTGTGTTTTTAACTTTTGGACTCAAGAACTAATACATGAAATACAAAACCTTCAACCttgataagtaaaaaaaaaaatgtcattcccTCGTGAAAACCTCGATTACTCGAAAGAAAAACTATAGATAACTCGAACATTCTGTGTTCCGAGTATAGACGGATAAAGACGAATAATTTAACAGTTTATcacgtttattattgtatttttcattcggtttattttcattacattcGACATTGACAATAATTGTCAAATGTCAATTGCGATCTATCAGTTACACGTTGTACACTGTACGGTAGTAtcgaatgtaaaaattattcattatatttttatattttcatcataattttaaaataataataacaatagacaCACACTACATGTTGTAATtatatgtagccatgtaggtatgtactatatacctaataacctaataattaaaatctataatatatgcatacattttaaaaactcttAGTCAAAATTTTTTCCTAAAACCTTAGTAAGTCGAAAAAATTGCATTTCTCTTGAATTTCGATTCATCAAGATTCCACTGTACCTATGTACCTactcatataaatgtatatatacgaataaaaagAAAAGAGCTCAAATACCGAACActgttttataactatatatatactggcaatacaatattttagagCGTGTTAATTACACAATTAAAACGGATTTCTAatcgaattttaataattgaaagatactagaaaaaataattaaggcgGTTGGAAGCAGCGTATTTATTTCACGTTTTAGACCTAAAAGCCTGACAAGATTACGCATACTTAAAATGatcatattttaattctgtAAAAAGATTTGAGTTGATCGACCTTTTTTCTAGGTTATCGTGgaaatcaaattttgatatttttttaaaaattgtttttaaatcttatttgagtttctaaatttttttttaatttttagatttattttagtgttttttttaagaatgttAAACTGTTATTCTAAAATCAACTTCCATGATAACCTAAAAAAcacaagtaaaaatatttttacaaaattaaaatacgatcATTTTGAGTTGGACGTAGTACCCGCAAGTTTGCTCAATTGACATCaatgtctccgtcttacacacgtacagcataccaaattttcgttcaccagtttcaatattgtgccgTTGGTTTTGATATTTgagtgaactgacctattataaaattgaaaggtACTATTATTATCTAGCGCACcacgtagccttttattgatattattaattttaaataagttataattattttaaaacgtgcAGTTTAAACcctgtatttttgttttttctttttttcatgcCGTTTTTAGTGATAGAATTTATCTTGATTGACTTAAATTTGAATCTACAGTTTATgtaccataaaaaataataccatgtatttttccataaaaataggtttttaaaaacttaaaaaacgtTCTTTCTATTATGTTATGTACATGTATCACAAatacaacttaattttaaaagatacaaggaacaaaatattataatcatattatcagaattaaaatacacaatatttggttgtaaaaaattaaactttaatagtAAACTGtccatgaaataatttataaatacacaaatagGATTCAAATGTACtaaatttactataaactaCAATCGTAGCCtaacatattaagtataaaatttgtatttaaaatacatatcaatGATACAATCTTTGATCAAGCATAAAGTACTTACTAGTTTTTGCAAAACTCAGTaaataacatatacaatatataagctttttttttaaaaagttttagccGTTTATTTAGATCATTACATTTTAGATTGTTtgtgttatgaaatatttagtCTTTCAGTTGGATTATTgagaagtaatataataattattataatgttacattaataaatacataaactaCGGTGTATGTGAAATTTCAAGACTTCAGAatgatttaagattttttgaGTATTCAAAATAATGAGTGCTATCACTTTAAGACAGACcaaaaatatagaaatcaattaatacaatttaaacagcaagttgtaataaaataaaggcTTTAATCcctaacattaatatattacagcAAATAAATAGTTCATACGAACcaaagtatacttaaaattatattcattttaataaaagacaaaatgtgtatttgttataagttaattatgattaactgttattactattatagtaataaataactggtacaataattatgatattatggataatttaaaaactaagttttttttcatttaaaaactaaGATTTAGGCTACAAaatgattgtttatttattgaagaacttaaatatttcaagtttataaatggcatgaaatatttttaatcattatgataatgtaaacaaattatGTGGCTGTTGTTGTTTGTTTCATCAGtttttctgtataatttttGAAAGATTCACATCtgtaaaaaatcaaatcaaaatttaaaaaaattaacatttatatttagtttactGTAGATAACTTAATTGTATCTTAGTATGGCGGAAGTCTAATTTTTACAtatgtaaaaatcaatttatgatacttatatttgttttcatcGGGTTTATAAAAGATTTGAAAAATTGATGTGTCATTAAGAATAatgattctaataataaatatttccttagaaaaatggtttaaaaatacaagaagaataaaataaataattagtttttaccTATGATCTTGACCGACTGGCTGACTTTGAATGTCCCCTTGAACTTTTACTACCAGAACGTGAACGTGATCGTGATCTAGAGTAAGAACGTGAACGACGGCCACGAGACCTGGACCTTGAGTATGAACGACGTCTAGGCGAACGAGACCTAAATCAATAGCATTAACATGATtggatgtataataattataactaaaatcaaGTAACATACAacaatgtttatgtttaaaaacattaaaattaatttcatccaGTTggggttaatttatttttcatttaatattaataaggattaaactatttaagcgcaataaaaagaaaaaatgtgggcattgtaaaaaattaaaaatcagctATTTCCTAACCCTAAACAGAGTTGCCAGGATGACTCAGGATTGCtttgtttagttatatttattttttaaattcagcaAACTGAAATCTGCAACTGGCACTCGGCTGATCAGCAGCTAGTCAGCACTCAGCATGCATCTGCTATGGGCAGGAACAACGCCCTCGCCTTCTACTGCGGTCAGCACGATTATTACACCTTAGCTCAGCCTCAGCCTCAGCCTCAGCCACAGCACTCAGCCGCCACTCCCCAATTACACCCCACACCTGAAAATAGTGTCGCTGCTATGAATGGGTTTTCAACAATGCTCAgtcttttaacaaaataaattaagttttttgatATTAAGTTGAAGAAGTAATGTAAcaagtaaaaattaaaggtaATTAATTCAGATaatgaatacttaaaataaaaattaataacaaacaaaatcaatgaaaatcaaattctattaaaaactataataaaaaaaaaaaataacaatataagtttatatcttGAATGAAATAcctaaagaatattttttaccatcttgttataatattgcttgacataaaaatatttattgtaaatttaaaatatacttcataatatgaaataaataatttatataaatttatgatgaaTACTTAGAATAAACCAAAATCAttcttcatatattatatattttacatatgaatttttttaagccAAGCAACGATAAAAGAGTTTATATGTAGTTGAATTAATGTTAGTTTTGTTTTGGTTTCCTGCACACATTGTTTTGAAGAAGCCAAACATTAAGctgtaaaattaaacaatttatttcttattattaggATATTATACCTCCTGCGTCTTCTTCTATACGGTGAAGTTGGACGTCCATAGCGAGCCATCTGAACACGTAATTCTCTGCCATCTAACATGCGACCGTCCATAGCATCTAATGCATCTTCAGCATCACGTTTATCATaaaatctaaagaaaaaaaatttgattaccATTCAccagtaaatttttaattggaactatataataacaatatcagcAAGATTGTGCAAATCAGATAAGATCAAAGTTACGGATCACAGCGTTAAATTATATTGCCACCAAAGGGAACGTCAACCTGGCTAGCAGGGAAGCTCTACCCGTAGCGgcaaataataatgtgtatcgAGCTCAATGCTtagttttataatcatttttgcaAAACCAAACGGCTACGGTCACGCGCCGGTCTGGTCAAAGGATATACTACTATTTTATACCTGACAAAAGCAAACCCTCTGCTCTCTCGAGTAAACCGATCACGGGGAATGTAGATGTCTCCGACTTCTCCACACCTCTCGAACACTCTCCTCAGGTCCTCGGGCGTTGTCCTATAGGTGAGGTTGTC includes:
- the LOC132916957 gene encoding serine/arginine-rich splicing factor 2, coding for MSYSRPPPRIEGMVSLKVDNLTYRTTPEDLRRVFERCGEVGDIYIPRDRFTRESRGFAFVRFYDKRDAEDALDAMDGRMLDGRELRVQMARYGRPTSPYRRRRRRSRSPRRRSYSRSRSRGRRSRSYSRSRSRSRSGSKSSRGHSKSASRSRS